The following proteins are co-located in the Larus michahellis chromosome 9, bLarMic1.1, whole genome shotgun sequence genome:
- the APOOL gene encoding MICOS complex subunit MIC27 isoform X2: MAAKVARLAAVSSGLPFACITVYAATEKESKSQPVKPNQLPIYCPPPLKSKYIEEQPGDLQKRFSSIRQTTGRYIGWCKDAFVFVKNGIMDSIQFGKDAYVYLKNPPPEFLPKVSVITISGLAGIVLARKDSRFKKIAYPLGLTTLGISVCYPAQSVVFAKVTGKKLFSASHQTYEAVRSLWAKKEDVTKLQQESKSVTQEDKKKKEIPSTKPESAIESRSLNRTEFSPVESWSNKDPVPSSGTVKTPKFKPDPKLMDHGQSSPEDVDMYSTRS; encoded by the exons ATGGCGGCCAAG GTGGCAAGGCTGGCAGCTGTTTCTTCTGGTTTGCCATTTGCATGTATTACTGTAtatgcagcaacagaaaaggaatcAAAAAGTCAGCCGGTGAAGCCAAATCAG cttcCAATTTACTGTCCACCACCTCTGAAATCAAAATACATTGAAGAACAGCCTGGTGACTTGCAGAAGCGATTTTCTTCAATAAGGCAGACAACCGGCCGCTATATTGGATGGTGCAAG gatgcTTTTGTCTTTGTTAAAAATGGAATAATGGATTCAATTCAATTTGGAAAAG atgctTATGTTTACCTGAAGAATCCACCACCAGAATTTCTTCCCAAAGTTAGTGTAATTACAATATCAGGCTTAGCTGGCATAGTGCTGGCAAGAAAAG ATTCTAGATTTAAGAAAATCGCTTATCCGCTGGGACTTACTACTTTAGGAATTTCTGTGTGTTACCCAGCTCAGTCAGTGGTATTTGCTAAG GTAACagggaaaaagttattttctgcaaGCCATCAAACCTATGAAGCTGTGCGATCGCTATGGGCAAAAAAGGAAGATGTCACCAAG CTGCAGCAAGAATCAAAATCGGTTACGCaagaagataagaaaaagaaggaaattcctAGTACAAAACCCGAGTCTGCTATTGAGTCAAGATCTCTTAACAGAACAGAATTTTCTCCAGTAGAATCTTGGAGTAATAAAGATCCAGTGCCTTCATCAG GAACAGTGAAGACACCAAAATTTAAGCCTGATCCAAAACTTATGGACCATGGTCAGTCCAGCCCAGAAGATGTGGATATGTACAGTACTAGAAGCTAA
- the APOOL gene encoding MICOS complex subunit MIC27 isoform X1 translates to MQRPKAKIIQVARLAAVSSGLPFACITVYAATEKESKSQPVKPNQLPIYCPPPLKSKYIEEQPGDLQKRFSSIRQTTGRYIGWCKDAFVFVKNGIMDSIQFGKDAYVYLKNPPPEFLPKVSVITISGLAGIVLARKDSRFKKIAYPLGLTTLGISVCYPAQSVVFAKVTGKKLFSASHQTYEAVRSLWAKKEDVTKLQQESKSVTQEDKKKKEIPSTKPESAIESRSLNRTEFSPVESWSNKDPVPSSGTVKTPKFKPDPKLMDHGQSSPEDVDMYSTRS, encoded by the exons ATGCAAAGACCTAAAGCCAAAATTATCCAG GTGGCAAGGCTGGCAGCTGTTTCTTCTGGTTTGCCATTTGCATGTATTACTGTAtatgcagcaacagaaaaggaatcAAAAAGTCAGCCGGTGAAGCCAAATCAG cttcCAATTTACTGTCCACCACCTCTGAAATCAAAATACATTGAAGAACAGCCTGGTGACTTGCAGAAGCGATTTTCTTCAATAAGGCAGACAACCGGCCGCTATATTGGATGGTGCAAG gatgcTTTTGTCTTTGTTAAAAATGGAATAATGGATTCAATTCAATTTGGAAAAG atgctTATGTTTACCTGAAGAATCCACCACCAGAATTTCTTCCCAAAGTTAGTGTAATTACAATATCAGGCTTAGCTGGCATAGTGCTGGCAAGAAAAG ATTCTAGATTTAAGAAAATCGCTTATCCGCTGGGACTTACTACTTTAGGAATTTCTGTGTGTTACCCAGCTCAGTCAGTGGTATTTGCTAAG GTAACagggaaaaagttattttctgcaaGCCATCAAACCTATGAAGCTGTGCGATCGCTATGGGCAAAAAAGGAAGATGTCACCAAG CTGCAGCAAGAATCAAAATCGGTTACGCaagaagataagaaaaagaaggaaattcctAGTACAAAACCCGAGTCTGCTATTGAGTCAAGATCTCTTAACAGAACAGAATTTTCTCCAGTAGAATCTTGGAGTAATAAAGATCCAGTGCCTTCATCAG GAACAGTGAAGACACCAAAATTTAAGCCTGATCCAAAACTTATGGACCATGGTCAGTCCAGCCCAGAAGATGTGGATATGTACAGTACTAGAAGCTAA
- the APOOL gene encoding MICOS complex subunit MIC27 isoform X3: protein MAAKVARLAAVSSGLPFACITVYAATEKESKSQPVKPNQLPIYCPPPLKSKYIEEQPGDLQKRFSSIRQTTGRYIGWCKDAFVFVKNGIMDSIQFGKDSRFKKIAYPLGLTTLGISVCYPAQSVVFAKVTGKKLFSASHQTYEAVRSLWAKKEDVTKLQQESKSVTQEDKKKKEIPSTKPESAIESRSLNRTEFSPVESWSNKDPVPSSGTVKTPKFKPDPKLMDHGQSSPEDVDMYSTRS, encoded by the exons ATGGCGGCCAAG GTGGCAAGGCTGGCAGCTGTTTCTTCTGGTTTGCCATTTGCATGTATTACTGTAtatgcagcaacagaaaaggaatcAAAAAGTCAGCCGGTGAAGCCAAATCAG cttcCAATTTACTGTCCACCACCTCTGAAATCAAAATACATTGAAGAACAGCCTGGTGACTTGCAGAAGCGATTTTCTTCAATAAGGCAGACAACCGGCCGCTATATTGGATGGTGCAAG gatgcTTTTGTCTTTGTTAAAAATGGAATAATGGATTCAATTCAATTTGGAAAAG ATTCTAGATTTAAGAAAATCGCTTATCCGCTGGGACTTACTACTTTAGGAATTTCTGTGTGTTACCCAGCTCAGTCAGTGGTATTTGCTAAG GTAACagggaaaaagttattttctgcaaGCCATCAAACCTATGAAGCTGTGCGATCGCTATGGGCAAAAAAGGAAGATGTCACCAAG CTGCAGCAAGAATCAAAATCGGTTACGCaagaagataagaaaaagaaggaaattcctAGTACAAAACCCGAGTCTGCTATTGAGTCAAGATCTCTTAACAGAACAGAATTTTCTCCAGTAGAATCTTGGAGTAATAAAGATCCAGTGCCTTCATCAG GAACAGTGAAGACACCAAAATTTAAGCCTGATCCAAAACTTATGGACCATGGTCAGTCCAGCCCAGAAGATGTGGATATGTACAGTACTAGAAGCTAA